A genome region from Camelina sativa cultivar DH55 chromosome 10, Cs, whole genome shotgun sequence includes the following:
- the LOC109126914 gene encoding uncharacterized protein LOC109126914, whose product MRPFGLIFTVMFLVSAFSESRTADCRVLLGGSTTEEIVQSKNHGVDLRSEDLLGVVIHGYRKLRWLSSAGERMHTMASGPSRRGAGH is encoded by the coding sequence atgagaccCTTTGGCTTGATCTTTACGGTCATGTTCTTGGTCTCGGCCTTTTCGGAATCAAGAACAGCCGATTGCAGAGTTCTCCTTGGCGGTTCGACGACTGAAGAAATCGTTCAATCTAAAAATCATGGGGTCGATTTGCGAAGTGAAGACTTATTAGGGGTCGTGATACATGGTTATAGGAAGTTAAGGTGGCTCTCTTCAGCTGGAGAGAGGATGCATACAATGGCTTCAGGACCGAGCAGGAGAGGTGCTGGTCACTAA